In Alkalihalobacillus sp. AL-G, the genomic stretch TGTGTTAAATAATAAGGATCGACACCGATACAATGCCCCCCTACAAGTCCTGGTGAAAAGGGAAGGAAGTTCCACTTTGTTCCTGCAGCTTCCAGTACTTCTTTTGTATCAATATCTAACCTGTCAAAGATTACCGCTAGTTCGTTCATTAAAGCGATGTTCAAGTCACGTTGAGTATTTTCAATTACCTTTGCAGCTTCTGCTGCTTTAATAGAGGATGCTCGGAAAACACCAGCTTCTACTACAGAACCATACACATCAGCAATTATGTTAAGCACATCTTCATTTTGCCCGGAAACAACCTTCGTGATAGTTCTAAATGTGTGCTCTTTATCACCTGGATTTATCCGCTCAGGCGAATATCCAACATAAAAGTCTTCACCAGCTTTAAGACCTGATTTTTCTTCTAATACAGGTAAGCAAACCTCTTCTGTAGCCCCTGGATATACTGTAGATTCATAAACTACAATTGTTCCTTTTGCTAGATTCTTACCAACTGTTTCAGACGCTTTTATTAAGGGTGTCAAATCAGGTTGTTTATTCTTACTTATTGGAGTAGGAACTGCAACAATAATAAAATCACAACTTTTAAGCTCGGTTGGTTCTGTAGTAAAATCAATGTTCGCTTCTTGTAAATCTTCTTCACTTACCTCATTTGTATAATCAATGTTTTCTTTTAAAGTATTAATACGTTTTAGATTTATATCGAAACCTATAATCTTATGTCTTTGACCAAAGGCAACAGCTACTGGTAGACCAACATACCCTAAGCCTACTAATCCAATTTTTCTATCCATTATAATTTCACCCCATAATAATCTATATACCAATCAATAAAATTACTGATACCATCTTTTATGGCCATTTGTGGTTTAAAACCAATATCATTTGTTAAATCGTCGACATTTGCGAACGTTTCAGGAACATCTCCAGCTTGAAGAGGCATAAATTCCTTCTTTGCCTCTATTCCTAGCTTATCTTCAATCGCGTGAACAAAGTCCATAAGGTTGACCGGACTATTATTTCCAATGTTAAACACTTTGTATGGGGCATAGCTTGTTCCTG encodes the following:
- a CDS encoding nucleotide sugar dehydrogenase, giving the protein MDRKIGLVGLGYVGLPVAVAFGQRHKIIGFDINLKRINTLKENIDYTNEVSEEDLQEANIDFTTEPTELKSCDFIIVAVPTPISKNKQPDLTPLIKASETVGKNLAKGTIVVYESTVYPGATEEVCLPVLEEKSGLKAGEDFYVGYSPERINPGDKEHTFRTITKVVSGQNEDVLNIIADVYGSVVEAGVFRASSIKAAEAAKVIENTQRDLNIALMNELAVIFDRLDIDTKEVLEAAGTKWNFLPFSPGLVGGHCIGVDPYYLTHKAEMIGYHPQVILAGRRINDDMGSFIATSLVKQMIHKNMPVQGSRVTVLGLTFKENVPDLRNSKVIDVIRELQEFGVEVQVTDSMADKHEAVEEYGINLVDIDELKPADAVVFAVPHDQYLQEDWGLFDRVLKHGRGIVVDIKSKLDKNSCSDNITLWRL